From one Bacillus sp. FJAT-42376 genomic stretch:
- a CDS encoding YjzD family protein: MRYFWTFFWTFLLIHMLTYVTSSMVASAYDFTTASILSVVVTVLIFAIAAVIPNEPVNDHH, encoded by the coding sequence TTGCGTTATTTCTGGACCTTTTTCTGGACGTTTCTTCTGATACATATGCTGACGTATGTAACTTCATCAATGGTTGCAAGCGCATACGACTTTACGACAGCTTCAATCCTTTCTGTTGTCGTAACCGTGCTGATCTTTGCTATCGCGGCAGTGATTCCAAATGAGCCTGTAAATGATCATCATTAA
- the argF gene encoding ornithine carbamoyltransferase, with amino-acid sequence MHAITNTRQSLKGRDLLTLIELETDLIHAILDEAAILKKAPVESSLAGKTLAMIFEKSSTRTRVSFEAGMLQLGGAALFLSSNDLQLGRGESIADTAKVLSGYVDAIMIRTFEHEKAEELAEHATIPVINGLTDLYHPCQALADLLTIYELKGALKGKKAAYIGDGNNVAHSLMIACAKTGIDFALASPKGYEADQSVVGEAKKLASHSGSKLLFTESPQAAASEADIVYSDVWTSMGQEDESLKRLKDFEGYQVNAELMKLAKSDAHFLHCLPAHREEEVTSEVIDGPQSAVFQQAENRLHIQKALLKMILS; translated from the coding sequence AAGTCTAAAGGGGCGGGATTTATTAACCCTGATCGAGCTTGAAACGGATCTGATTCATGCGATCCTTGATGAAGCGGCCATTTTGAAAAAGGCTCCGGTCGAATCATCGCTTGCCGGCAAGACATTGGCGATGATTTTTGAAAAATCCTCTACCCGGACACGTGTCTCGTTTGAGGCAGGAATGCTTCAGCTTGGCGGAGCGGCCCTGTTCTTAAGCAGCAACGACCTTCAGCTTGGAAGAGGAGAGTCGATTGCAGATACGGCAAAAGTTCTTTCAGGATATGTGGATGCGATCATGATCCGGACTTTTGAGCATGAAAAAGCTGAAGAGCTTGCAGAGCATGCAACCATTCCTGTCATCAACGGCCTGACAGATTTGTATCATCCGTGCCAGGCACTTGCGGATTTGCTTACGATTTACGAACTGAAAGGCGCGTTAAAAGGGAAGAAAGCCGCCTACATCGGAGATGGAAACAATGTAGCTCATTCGCTGATGATTGCCTGTGCCAAAACAGGAATCGATTTTGCGCTTGCCAGCCCAAAAGGATACGAAGCGGATCAATCGGTTGTAGGGGAAGCGAAAAAACTGGCGAGTCATTCAGGCTCCAAGCTGTTGTTTACAGAATCTCCTCAAGCAGCTGCATCCGAGGCGGATATTGTGTATTCGGATGTCTGGACGAGTATGGGACAGGAGGATGAATCGCTAAAGCGATTAAAGGATTTTGAGGGTTATCAGGTAAATGCGGAGTTAATGAAGCTTGCCAAAAGTGATGCTCATTTCCTGCACTGCCTTCCCGCCCATCGTGAAGAAGAAGTGACTTCGGAAGTAATTGACGGGCCCCAGTCTGCCGTTTTTCAGCAGGCGGAAAACCGTTTGCATATTCAAAAGGCTCTTTTAAAAATGATTCTCAGCTAA
- a CDS encoding YjzC family protein yields the protein MGQQHRFREGQKAPNNGTYVEIGETGDNVMHPKQIKLQAGDHFPETSNHNRQWTYKRKP from the coding sequence ATGGGACAGCAGCATCGTTTTCGTGAAGGCCAAAAAGCGCCGAATAACGGCACTTATGTAGAAATTGGAGAAACGGGAGATAACGTCATGCACCCGAAGCAAATCAAATTGCAGGCTGGGGATCATTTTCCGGAAACGTCCAATCATAACCGCCAATGGACGTATAAAAGAAAACCTTAA